One genomic region from Solidesulfovibrio fructosivorans JJ] encodes:
- a CDS encoding GGDEF domain-containing protein, with the protein MNNPLADDDPTSGILELQRFLPEGKQEDLRCLVEALAAFRQDIEREKADLAAALDRSEQERDRLRERLRRMGAHLERLQDIFRVNDQAFATFRAALTLSRQLRRLADLPEVVAELGRIMGVRALSCLLVGEDFETFVPPGYPCPSRQALADALSCLPEASRGRRIHVGAVKDLVRPDFFFAPADLNACPELLAGSCFIAALGDKYHPGRVIGALSLADVDPDRYTPEKGTDFLEHFCEVLAGDLLHVKIHEELTRQRDNDELTGISNRASLRRNGPALLNLAERKRTPAALLFCDLDHFKAVNDLHGHETGDAVLRDVARGMAGRVRAYDLLARLGGDEFVVLMPDAGQQEAAVMAKRLRACVAQVARDRGLSGTPGLSVSIGVALFTPGQTIDDLVRRADAAMYADKRADAKTKPE; encoded by the coding sequence ATGAACAACCCGCTCGCAGACGACGACCCGACCTCCGGCATCCTGGAGTTGCAGCGTTTTCTCCCCGAAGGCAAGCAAGAGGACTTGCGCTGCCTAGTGGAGGCTCTCGCCGCCTTCCGCCAGGACATCGAGCGGGAGAAAGCCGATCTTGCCGCCGCCCTTGACCGCAGCGAACAGGAACGAGACCGGCTGCGGGAACGGCTCCGCCGCATGGGAGCCCATCTGGAGCGCCTTCAGGACATCTTCCGCGTCAACGACCAGGCCTTCGCCACCTTCCGGGCCGCCCTGACCTTGTCGCGGCAGTTGCGCCGGCTGGCCGACCTGCCGGAGGTCGTGGCCGAACTTGGCCGGATCATGGGGGTGCGGGCGCTGTCCTGCCTGCTGGTCGGCGAAGACTTCGAGACCTTCGTGCCTCCGGGTTATCCCTGTCCGTCCCGGCAGGCCCTGGCCGACGCCCTGTCCTGCCTGCCCGAGGCCTCCAGAGGCAGACGCATCCATGTGGGCGCGGTCAAGGATCTGGTCCGGCCGGACTTTTTTTTCGCCCCGGCCGACCTGAACGCCTGCCCGGAACTGCTTGCCGGCTCGTGCTTCATCGCGGCGCTCGGCGACAAATACCATCCCGGCCGCGTCATCGGCGCGCTTTCCCTGGCCGATGTGGACCCGGACCGCTACACGCCCGAAAAAGGCACCGATTTTCTGGAGCATTTCTGCGAAGTTTTGGCCGGTGATCTGCTGCACGTCAAGATCCACGAGGAACTGACGCGCCAGCGCGACAACGACGAGCTGACCGGCATTTCCAACCGGGCCTCCCTGCGCCGCAACGGCCCGGCCCTGCTCAATCTGGCCGAGCGTAAGCGAACGCCGGCGGCGCTGCTTTTTTGCGACCTCGACCATTTCAAGGCGGTCAACGACCTCCACGGCCACGAAACCGGCGATGCGGTGCTGCGCGACGTGGCCCGGGGCATGGCCGGCCGGGTGCGGGCCTACGACCTGCTCGCCAGGCTTGGCGGCGACGAGTTCGTGGTGCTCATGCCCGACGCCGGCCAGCAGGAAGCGGCGGTCATGGCCAAACGCCTGCGGGCCTGCGTGGCCCAGGTGGCCCGGGACCGCGGGCTGTCCGGAACGCCCGGCCTTTCGGTCTCCATCGGCGTGGCCCTTTTTACCCCGGGACAGACCATAGACGACCTCGTGCGCCGGGCCGACGCGGCCATGTACGCGGACAAGCGCGCCGACGCCAAAACCAAACCGGAATAA
- the nagZ gene encoding beta-N-acetylhexosaminidase, with amino-acid sequence MPIRSRRFLAVCCALLLPILFCPKARAASETSRLLSSMSLEEKVGQIFMLWFRGPVASEDAAALIRDRHVGGLILYATAGNIESPGQVARLTADMQAVAAATGHGLGLLVGVDQEGGPVARLRKGFTVFPSQMAQAATGRADLARRAASATARELAAVGINVDFAPVADVNVNPANPVIGIRSFGSDPATAARFAAAATTGYRNAGVICTPKHFPGHGDTSVDSHVGLPRVDHDRRTLDRVDFPPFRAALAAGAPAVMTAHVLAPALEPQGLPATLSRRVLGGILRGRMGFSGVIFTDSLGMGAVADTWGTAEAAVLALNAGADILLVGADAGRPASERLLAMDAVVQAVRSGRVPVKRLDAAVARVLRLKQRYGLLVASKLALPAPDAAERADTPQNAALAKRIAVRALTAFGPTKPALPAARDAATLIVRPRLGREAIDALAEAGIDAWHGPQALFLPPDPDAGAIARAEAAARQASKVILLATNARKYPGQRRLAEKLALAAPGRLVLVAAESPYDLPLLPKAAARLAIYGETPAGMAALGDALFTTQLFGGRCPACIAPAGPTLLSTK; translated from the coding sequence ATGCCAATCCGCTCCCGCCGCTTTCTCGCCGTCTGCTGCGCCCTGCTCCTGCCGATCCTTTTTTGCCCGAAGGCGCGGGCCGCCTCCGAAACGTCCCGACTGCTTTCCTCCATGAGCCTGGAGGAAAAGGTCGGCCAGATCTTCATGCTCTGGTTCAGGGGACCGGTCGCCTCCGAGGACGCCGCCGCGCTCATCCGCGACCGCCATGTCGGCGGGCTGATCCTCTACGCCACGGCGGGCAACATCGAATCCCCGGGCCAGGTGGCGCGCCTGACGGCCGACATGCAGGCGGTCGCCGCCGCCACGGGCCATGGCCTGGGGTTGCTTGTGGGCGTGGACCAGGAGGGCGGGCCGGTTGCGCGCCTGCGCAAGGGATTCACCGTCTTTCCGAGCCAGATGGCCCAAGCGGCCACGGGTCGGGCCGACCTGGCCCGGCGCGCCGCGTCGGCCACGGCCCGGGAGCTTGCGGCCGTGGGCATTAACGTCGATTTCGCGCCCGTGGCCGACGTCAACGTCAATCCCGCCAACCCGGTCATCGGCATCCGCTCCTTCGGCTCCGACCCGGCCACGGCGGCCCGGTTCGCGGCCGCGGCCACCACCGGCTATCGCAACGCCGGGGTCATCTGCACGCCCAAGCACTTTCCCGGCCATGGCGACACGTCCGTGGATTCCCATGTCGGCCTGCCCCGGGTGGATCATGATCGAAGAACCCTCGACCGGGTGGATTTTCCGCCGTTTCGGGCGGCCCTGGCCGCCGGGGCCCCGGCCGTGATGACGGCCCACGTCCTGGCTCCGGCCCTGGAGCCGCAGGGTCTGCCGGCCACACTCTCCCGGCGGGTTCTCGGAGGCATTTTGCGCGGCCGCATGGGATTTTCGGGGGTCATCTTCACCGATTCCCTGGGCATGGGAGCGGTGGCCGACACCTGGGGCACGGCCGAGGCCGCCGTTTTGGCACTTAACGCCGGGGCCGACATCCTTCTTGTCGGCGCGGACGCCGGACGTCCGGCATCCGAACGCTTGCTGGCCATGGATGCCGTGGTCCAGGCCGTGCGCTCGGGCCGGGTGCCGGTCAAGCGGCTCGACGCGGCGGTCGCCCGCGTGCTGCGCCTCAAGCAACGCTACGGGCTCCTTGTCGCTTCGAAACTGGCCCTACCCGCGCCGGACGCGGCGGAGCGCGCCGACACGCCGCAAAACGCCGCCCTGGCCAAGCGCATCGCCGTGCGCGCCCTGACCGCCTTCGGCCCGACCAAACCGGCCCTGCCGGCGGCCCGGGACGCAGCGACGCTCATTGTGCGGCCGCGTCTCGGCCGCGAAGCCATCGATGCCCTGGCCGAAGCCGGCATCGACGCCTGGCACGGCCCGCAAGCGCTTTTTTTGCCGCCCGATCCGGACGCGGGCGCCATCGCCCGGGCCGAAGCGGCGGCCAGACAGGCCTCCAAGGTGATCCTGCTCGCCACAAACGCCCGCAAATACCCGGGCCAACGGCGGCTGGCCGAAAAGCTTGCCCTGGCGGCGCCCGGGCGGCTGGTCCTCGTCGCCGCCGAGTCGCCTTACGATCTGCCCCTTCTGCCCAAGGCCGCGGCCCGGCTGGCTATTTACGGCGAGACGCCGGCCGGCATGGCCGCCTTGGGAGACGCGCTTTTCACGACGCAACTCTTTGGCGGACGCTGTCCGGCCTGCATAGCGCCGGCCGGGCCGACGTTATTATCTACCAAATAA